The genomic segment GCGACGAGGCGGCCATTGGCGATCGCCGCCTCCTGCCCTTCTGCCAATTCGGCAAAGCCATAGACCCAATTGGGCGCCACCCGATGCGCCGTCGAGGCGTCGAGAACCTTGGGGCCGTTGCCGCCGAGCGAAGTGGCGAGCGCTACCGACTCCTTGGCTGCGTCATCGGGCAGGCACAGGATGGTCAGGTCAACGCCTTCGAGCAGCTTGCGCTTGGCGTCCGCGTCCTTGCGCTTGGCTGGATCAATGGAGACGATTTCCACGTCACGGCGCGCGCCGAGCAGGTCCCGGATCAGGAGCCCCGTCGTTCCAGCTTCGCCGTCGATGAAAACCTTCGCCGCCATGGCGCTCAATCCTTTTGCCTTTACACGCCCAGATAGGCGCGGCGCAGCCATCAGCCAAGAGGACCGGCGTGTCAAGAAAATCGACACGCCGGTCCTCGTTGGATTGGCAACAGCCTATTGATTGGCCGTCGCGGTCACGCCCACCTTCTGCATGAAGGTGGCGGGATCCTTGATCTGCGTCGCTTCCATGAAGCTCACCGGGCCATTCTTGCCCTTTAATGTGACAGTCAGACTTTTCGGATCGCGCAGGAAGACATTGACCGCTTCGGCCAGCTTGAGCGCCGAGGGGTCGCCCCCGAGCAGCATCGGCAGCATGCCGGTCGCCGCCGACGCCCATTCAGCCTTGATGTCGGCCGGCGCCCGGTTCACCGTGGTGGCATAATAGCTCAGCGCCTTATCGAAGAGGCCCTGATTGGCGAAGCGAACGGTGAATTCGCTGACGTTACCCTGCATGAGGCCGCTGAGGCGCGCCATGCGATCACCGACCAAAGCGGTGCGGTCGATATTGCCGAACAGCCCGGTCAAGGTCAGCTGGCCGGCATTGACACCCGACAGCGTATAATCGCTCAACGTAAAGGCCTTCTTGGCCAAATCGTAAGCGCCAGCGACCGTCATGCCCATGTCGATCTTATCGTAGCCGAATTGAGCGAAGCTCTGCGCCATCTCGCTGCCTTTGGCCGGCTCGAAAGTGGCATTCTTGATTTCAGCCTTCATGGTCACGGGCAGGCCGTCGTCATAGGTGTTGCCGCCGACCATCGAGGCCATGCCAAACTTCATCTGCGCGCCCGGCACTTTCGTATCCGGCACGACGAGTTCGAAGCCGGTCCAGGAGAATTTGCCGAGCTGAGCAACACCATTGGTGAAGTCGCCGTCCTTGACCGCGGTGATGATGCGGCCGAAGTCGCCCTGCTCCAAGACGATCGGCCCCGATTTGATCGTGCCCGCGCCGGCCTTGTCGGTTGCCGAGCCATCGATGGAGGCAAGCGACACTTTGGCGAAGCGACCGCGATCGAGATCGTTCACCTCATAGGTGCGCAAGGTGATCAGGCCGGTGCGTTCGCCCTTCGGCTCGACGACGATTTCCGGCGCGAAGATGCGCTTGGCCTGCGCCTTCGTCACAATCGCCGTCTGCTCACCCCGGTCGGCGTCAAGGCTGAACAGTTTCTGCGCCTCCTCGCGCGTCAGATTCGTATCGACGAATTCGACACGCTTGAGCAGGATTGAGGTCTTGTTCGTCGGCGTCTCGAGACGGACGTTTTCCAGCACGAAGCTTTCGAGGGCAAAGGCGCTGAGGGGCGCGGCCAGCACGATCGCGAAAGACAAGACGACGGGCCGCAAGTTGGGTCGGATCACGATCAGCTCCTTTGAAAAATGACAGCATGTCGATGGCACGACCAACCGGCCAAAATTGTGGTGCTCAAGCCATCATCCAGAAGATTTGTCAGATATGGACAGCCAACCGTGTGCGACAGCGCACAAGCGTCAGCCCCCAGCGGGGGAGGATTAGCATATCCGATATGACAGACGCGAGAACCCGTTCGTGGCCAGTTCGCCACCCGCGCGCGCTTTGAGAATCACTCCAAGCACCTCTGCCGGGAGGGGGCTCCCGGCAGACGTGCTCAATATACAGCTTTCGCCCGCCTCGCCTATTGCGGCTCCGCAACCAAGGATTCGGCTTTTGCGAACCCCTAACGGCTCGCGCCAGCGAATTTTGGCGGATCGTCCACGGTAGGCTTCGCCGCGTTGAAGATGTCCGCCTTCCGGCCGGTGCGGGGCGGATAAATCCGCTCGCCGTTAATGCGCTGTTTGACGCGCTTCGCGGTCATGCCCTCGGCCGCCAGCCGCCGATCCCAGCCGTGGGTGTAGACAGCACCCCAGGGACCGAGATCGAGAACGGTTGTGTACCAATCGATCTGCAATGGCAGCATCTCCAATCCCAGGAGATCACAAACGACATTGTGGCCGGCGAAACGCCCCATCGGCCTGCCGTGCTGGCAGGACATCATCGTGTCATGGCGGCCATCGATCAACAGACTGGCAGCATCGCCGGCCGCGAAGACGTTGGCTGCGCCTTTGACGCGCAGCAGGGAATCGACCGGAAGACGCCCCAGCTTATCGTGCGCGACGGAAAAGAGATCGGTCATCGGATGCGCCTGCATGCCGCCGCACCAGATCACGGTAGAAGCGAAGATGCGCTCTCCAGACGTGAGCATCGCGCCCTGCTCATCAATCTCTCGCACAAAGAACGACGGCCTGAGCTCAACCCCAAGCGCCGCCATTGCGTGCTCAATAACCGGCTGCGCCTCCCCCATCTCCTGACCGATGCGTGGCGCTCTGTCGGCGAGAATCACTTTGACGTCAGCCGCGTCGGATCGGGCGCGCTTACGCAGCCGCCCGGGCAGTTCCGCCGCAATCTCGATCCCCGTCAGTCCAGCGCCGACGACAAGAGCTGTAGAGCGGCCCGGAGCATGGTTTGACCTGAGCCCGGCCAGATGCGCTTCCAGCCGTTTGGCGCCGTGATAGGTGTCGACATCAAAAGCGTAGCTGCCCAATCCCTTGATGGCCGGGCGAACCAGCTTGCTCCCCAAGGCAAATACCAGACGGTCGAAGGACAGCCACGTCGACCCGCCGTGCGTCTCGACCGTGACCACTTTGGCATCGACGTCGATGTTGGAGACCTCGCCTTCGATCCAACGCACGCCGATCGGATCGAGCACTTCGGACAGAGGCACGATCGTCTCTTCCAACTGCGCCTCGTAGTTGCGAACGCGGATGCTGTGAAACGCCGTCTTGTTGATGACGACGACTTCCACCTCGTCGCGCGCGATACCAAGCTCATCGAGCTTGCGCGCCGCACCGACCGCACTCCATAGACCGGCAAATCCGGCGCCCAGGACAACAATTCGCTTCATGGATCTCTCTCCATTTCTTGGTTCGATGTGATCTGCGGATTAGTCGATGGAGTTCTGCCTGGTTTCGCGGATGAACAACGCCCCGACGATGAAAGAGACCAGCAGGATGATCACCGGATACCAGAGACCCGCATAGATGCTGCCGTAAGAGGCGTTGATACTGGTCAGCACAAAGGGCAGCATGCCGCCGAACCAGCCCGAACCGATGTGAAACGGTAGCGACAGTGACGTGTACCGCAGATGAGCTGGAAACAGCTCGACCATGAAGGAGACGATCGGGCCATAGACCATGGTCAGCAGAACGACGAGATACCAAAGCAGCAGAACCACAACTGGTCTATTAACCTGCGACAGGTCGGCGGCCTCTGGCCAGCCGGCTTGTTTCATCGCGCCTTTGATCGCAGCCGGATCAAAACCGTTGATCCGCGATCCCGCTACCTCGACGCTGACCGGACTGCCCGCCGGCGTTTCTTTGAAGGCATAAGTGACGCCGAGGCCGTTGAGGAAGTTTCTGGCCTTGTCGCAAGGCGTCAGTGCCGGAGAGAACAAACGAAAGCTGCAGTCGCTGCCCTCGACAACGATAGCATTCTCGCTCTGAAACCGCTCCAAGACCGGATTGGCGAAATGCGTGAGTGCCTTGAAGACGGGCTGCGTGGTCACAGCGGCCAGAAGACAAGCCGACACCATGATCCATTTGCGGCCGATCTTGTCCGACAGCCAACCAAAGAGCACATAGAACGGCGTGGCCAGGATCAGCGCGCACGACATCAAAATGTTGGCCGTCGTCGGTTCAACCTTCAGCGTGTTGGCGAGGAAATAAGCCGAATAGAAATGGCCAACGCCGTAGAGAACGCCAACGCCTGAGGCGACGCTGAACAGGAGGATAAACATGTTCCTGACGTTGCGGCCGTTCGACAAGCTTGCAGTAATAGGATTATCGGACACCTGTCCCTTCGACTTCATGCGCGCGAAGACCGGGGACTCCGACAATCCGCGTCGCAGATAGACCGACACCGCCAGAAGGATCACGGACAGAACGAACGGAATGCGCCAGCCCCAGGCGCTGAAGGACGCGCTGTCCATGGACAGGCGGACCACTGTGACGACTACGATGGACAGCAGCAGGCCGATCGTTGCCGTCGTCTGCAACCAGCTTGTCGCCAAGCCGCGCCGCCCCGGCGCGGCATTCTCAGTGAGATAGGTGGCCGCTCCGCCGACTTCACCGCCCAGCGCCAGCCCTTGCGCGAGACGCAGCGTCACCAGAAGCACGGGCGCCAGCAGGCCGATCTGCGAATAGGTCGGCAGCAAGCCGATGCCGACGGTGGCGACGCCCATGAGCCAGATGGTGGCGAGGAAGGTGCGTTTGCGACCATAACGATCGCCGAAATAGCCGAACACCAAAGCACCGATGGGCCGCAGAATGAAAGCTGCGCCGAAGATGGCGAGGCTGGCAAGAGTGGCCGCGACTTCATTGCCCGGCGGAAAGAACAGTTCAGCGAAGGTCGCGGTCAGAGCGGCGTAGATATAGAGATCATACCATTCCAGCAGCGCACCGAACGAGGACGCGATAATCGTCCGCTTCTCGTAGGACCTGCTTGGCGTGATCGGCGTGACGTCCAGACCAGCGTTCTCGCCGGTTTCGACCAGGTTTGACATAGCCCCCTCCTTGTATCGAGCTGACCGGCATCAAAACCAGTCGCTCTATAGACGGGCGGCTCCGCGCTTCGTGACAGAACCGGGCTATTCAAGGCCAGAAAAATAAAGTGACATGGGCGTGTCACAAAGGGCTGGCCCGGCCGTCTTAGATGGGAGGGAGAAACCGAGATGCCGGATCTGGTGGCGATTTTCGCGCAATACCGCAGCCATGTGAGAGGCCTGGCTTATCGCATGCTCGGCACACTCACAGAGGCCGAAGATGTCGTGCAGGATGTGTTTCTGCGCTGGCTGCAATCTGATGTAGCCGAAATCAGGTCACCCAAGGCGTGGCTGACCTCGGTGACCACCCGGATCTGTATCGACCGGTTGCGGCATCTGGAAGTCGAGCGCGCCGCCTATCCTGGCGTCTGGCTGCCGGAGCCCATCGTTGAGCCCGCCGATCGCGATGTCGAGCGCCGTATGGATCTTTCTTCGGATCTGTCGCTCGCCTTCATGATCGTCCTGGAACGGCTCTCACCCGACGAACGGACGGTGTTCGTGCTGCGCGATGTTTTCGATGCCGGCTTTCCCGAGATCGCCGCGATCCTCAACAAGAGCGAGGTCGCCTGCCGGCAGATCGCCAGCCGTGCCCGCACGAAAGTTCGGGAGGGGCGACCGAAGTTTCAGGTCACGGCCCATATGCAGCAGAGCCTTGTGCGTCGCTTTCTGCTGGCCATCGAGGCCGGCGACAAGACCGCGTTGCTGTCGCTTCTGGCTGACGATGCGGTGTTGAAATCCGATGGCGGCGGAAAGGTCAGGGTCTCAACCGCGGGCATTTTCGGCGCCGACAAGATCGTCCGGTTGATCCTGTCGCGCGGGCTCATTCCACGCGGGTCGGTTACCGAAGAGACCATCGTCAAACGTCGTCTCGGCGTGATCAACGGCGAGTCCGGCATCCTCACCTTTCTCGACGATGCCTTGATCGCGACGCTGTCGTTCGAGACACGTGGGGAGCGGATCAAGGCCATCTATCAGGTCTACAATCCCGACAAACTCAGCCACGTCACGCTGCTCGATCCACCCGCTCCCATCGCCTAGCCCGTCGGAAACTAGCGAGCGGGCAAAGAAAAACCCGACCGGCGGAGCCGGTCGGGCTGAAAGCTTGTCGCTTGAAGGCTGGATTAGCGCTTCGAGAACTGGAAGCTCTTACGCGCTTTCTTATGGCCGTATTTCTTACGTTCGACCGTGCGCGAGTCGCGGGTCAGGAAGCCGGCCTTCTTGAGCGCGGGACGCAGTTCCGGCTCGTAATAGGTCAGCGCCTTCGACACGCCGTTACGCACGGCACCCGCCTGGCCCGACAGACCGCCACCCGCACAGGTGATGACCATGTCGTACTGGTCGACGCGGTTGGCGACGCCCATCGGCTGGTTGACGATCATGCGCAGCACGGGACGCGCGAAGTAAACTTCGAACTCGCGACCGTTGACGGTGATCTTGCCGGAGCCCGGCTTGATCCAGACGCGGGCGACCGCGTCCTTACGCTTGCCGGTGGCATAGGCGCGGCCATACTTGTCGAGCTTCTGGACATGCACGGGCGCATCGGACGGAACGCCAGTGGCGCTCTTGAGGTCCTGGAGCGATGAAAGGGTCTCGGCCATGTTCAGGCGCTCCTTGCGTTCTTGCGGTTCAGGCTGGCGATGTCGAGGGTCGCCGGGGTCTGGGCGGCATGCGGATGCTCTTCGCCCTTATAGACACGCAGGTTGCTGAGCTGCTGACGCGCGAGCGGGCCGCGCGGAAGCATGCGCTCCACGGCCTTCTCGACGATGCGCTCCGGGAAGCGGCCTTCGAGGATGAAGCGCGCCGAGCGCTCCTTGATGCCACCGATGTAACCGGTGTGATGGTAGTACATCTTCTGGTCGCGCTTGCGGCCGGTCAGCACCACCTTGTCGGCGTTGATGACGATGACATTGTCGCCATCATCGACGTGAGGCGTGAAAGATGGCTTGTGCTTACCGCGGAGACGCATGGCGATCAGCGACGCAAGACGGCCCACAACGAGGCCCTTGGCGTCGATCAACACCCATTTCTTCTCGACTTCGGCCACCTTGGTCGTGGTCGTTTTTGCGAACATGTGACTTGATCCGTAAATTGGCGGCACAACGGCATAAACCGATGCATCTGCGCCGGATGGATGCGGGCTTATAAGAAAGCGGCGACGCCCCGTCAATCGTTAATCACCAAAAAACCTTATGCAGCAATGGCTTTTATGATCTGGTATTATGATACCTGATTACCGCCCATTAACGGATTTTGTCGGCTTTTCCGGCCGCCTTTATTTACCCCTGCAACGCCAGTGTCCGCCTTAGTGCAGAACTGGACCCCTTGATGAGCTCCCCTCTTCGTAATCTGGCCGAAACGCAAACGCGCCTGCGGGCCGCGCCGGTGGTCTCCCCGGACCAAATCATCTCCCAACCGACGGTTATCGCCACCGTTCTGGCGCTTGACGCCGCCGTCATCATTGGCACCGGCCTTGCCGCCTCCGAGGTCGCGGTTGAACCGCTGCACTCGCCCCTGCAGCTGGCCTTGGTCCTGAGCGCCGTGGCTCTCCTGGCCATTCTCATCATCCGCAAACGCTGGGGCTACACGATTCCGGCGCTCCTGCGGCCTCTGAGACAGACGGCGAACTGCGCTCTCGCCCTCTTTCTCGCCCTTGCCGCCCTCCTGGTCGCCTGCGTCATCGTCGACACGCCGATCGCACCGGTGCGCGACTTCGCCGGATACTGGCTGCTGTCGAGCTGGCTCGGCTGTACCCTGGTGCGCGTCGGCGCCAGCCTGGTCCTTTCGACCTGGCGCAAGGCCGGCCGGCTGGCGCGCCGCACCGTCATTGTCGGTGGCGGCGACGCGGCCGAAACCCTCATCGCCCGGCTCGACCGGTCGGCTGGCGACGCCGTCCAGATCCTCGGCCTGTTCGACGATCGCGACAAAGAGCGCTCGCCCGAGCGCATTGGCGCTTACGTTAAGCTTGGCCGTTTTGACGATCTCGTCAGCTTCTGCCGTGAACAGCGGGTCGACCTGCTGATCATCGCGCTGCCGCTGACCGCTGAAGCCCGCATTCTGCAATTGCTGAAGATGCTTTGGGTGCTGCCCGTCGACGTGCGCATCAGCGCACTGAGCAGCCAGCTGAAGCTGCGCGGCCGTGCCTATAACTATGTCGGCGACGTGCCGCTCCTGCCGCTGTTCGACAAACCGATGTCGGATGTGGCGGTGGCCATGAAAGTGATCGAAGACCGGGTGATCTCGGCCCTGGCGCTAATCGTTCTGTCGCCGCTGCTGGCGCTGATCGCGCTGGCGGTGAAACTCGATTCACGCGGGCCGGTGTTCTTTCGCCAGGTGCGCTACGGGTTCAACAACGAGCGGATCGACGTTTATAAGTTCCGTTCGATGTATGTCGACATGGGCGATGCGTCAGGCGTGAAACAGGCGACGCGCGACGATCCGCGCGTCACCCGCGTCGGTCGTTTTCTGCGCCGCTCGTCGCTCGACGAGCTGCCGCAATTGCTCAATGTCCTGTGTGGCGAACTGTCCCTCGTCGGCCCACGCCCGCATGCGTTGCAGGCCGCGGCCAATGGACAGATCTACGATCAGGTGGTCGAAGGCTATTTCGCCCGCCACAAGGTCAAGCCCGGCATCACCGGCTGGGCGCAGATCAGCGGCTGGCGCGGCGAGACCGATACGGTGGAAAAGATCGAACAGCGCGTCGCGCACGATCTGTTCTACATCGAGAACTGGTCGTTGATGTTCGACCTGCGCATTCTGCTGCAGACGCCGCTGTCGTTGGTCACGACCAAGAACGCATACTGAGAGCGGCCGGTTAGAAGAGCGTCCGCCTCAGGCGGCGCTCTTCTCGTCGGCCTCCGCATCTTCCGTGCGCCGCTTCTCGATCATCTGCACCGAATAGATCGACAGCTCGTAGAGCAAGCAGCCCGGGATCGCCAAAGCCAGCATGCTGAACACGTCCGGCGGGGTGAGCACCGCGGCGAGAACGAAGACCAGGAACCAGGCGATGCGGCGCTTGTCGCGCAGGAAGCCTGAGGTGACGATGCCGATGCGCCCGAGCAAGGTGAGGACCACCGGCATCTGGAAGGTGATGCCGAAGGCGAAGATCAGCGTCATGATCAGCGACAGATATTCGCTGACGCGCGGCAGCAATTCGATCTGCGCCCTGCCCGGTTCCTTCGCCTGCTGCATGGCCAGGAAGAAATGCAGCAAGTTCGGCATGACGAGGAAATAGACGAGGAGCGTGCCGAGCAGAAAGAAGATCGGCGTGGCGACGAGATAAGGCGCGAAGGCCATGCGCTCGTGGCGATAGAGTCCTGGCGCGACGAAGGCGTAGATCTGGGCGAAGATCACCGGACAGGCGGCGAAGGCGGCGGCGAACATCGCCACTTTGATCTGGGTGAAGAAGAATTCCTGCGGCGCCGTGTAGATCAGCTTGACGCCCTCGGGCCCGGCCGCGTGTTCGAACGGGATGACGAGCAGGTTGTAGATGTCCTTGGCGAAATAGAAGAACACCACGAACATCACGAGAAAGGCGAGCAACGCCTTGATGATGCGCGAACGCAACTCGATGAGATGATCCATCAACGGCGCTTTGGTCGCCTCGATGGCAGCCTCGTCCGGCGTGAGCGCTGTCTTGTCTTCGTGCGCGACGACTTGCGTATCCGTCATAGTTCCTGCGCTACCTTCTGCGGCGGCCGCTTCATTCGAGCTCCGCGCTTCGTTCTCGTGCGCGTTGACCTGCGCGTCAGGCGTGATCTCTGGGCCACCCTCTGCGGCGGCGGCTTTGTCCGGGCGCCGCGCCTCGTCCTCCGGGCGCGGGTCGGTCATGAACCTTGCGCCACCTTCTGCGGCTGAACTTCAACGGCGGCCTTATCGGCGACTTGATCGGTCCCTTCGGCCGTCGCCACCGATTTGGCGACATCGGGCGTCTCCGGCGGCGGAGGGATATCGACATGGAAGGCGGGGCTGTCGGGATCGATCGGAGCCTGAATCGCCGGCTGCGGCCCCTCCGGCTTCTTCTCCAGCGCCTCGCGCAATTCGCGCTCGGTGTCGCGGGGATCGAAGGAGATGTCAGCTTTCGCCTGCTGGGCGATTTTCTGCATGTCCTTCTTCAATTCGTCCATCTCGGACTCTTTCATCGCGTCCATGAACTGGCCCTGAAACTCAGAGGCCATCCGGCGCATTTTCGCGACGAAGCCGCCGACCTGGCGCAGAACGCGCGGCAGGTCCTTCGGGCCGATGAAGATCAGCGCGGCTATACCGATGATGATAAGCTTAGTGGCGTCGAAGTCGAGCATGGCGTCCGCCGGGGAGTTGCTGGAGCGGCCTTACGATCACGCGTTGGCAAACGCAAGATCGCATCAGACGATTGCCGCCCCGGGACACGATCGCCCGGGGTGAGTCATTCAGCGAATGGCTCAGCCCACCTTGGCGGGCTCGTTATTGGCCGAGGTCGAACTCGGCTGAGCGGTGGCGGCGGGCTGCGCCGTCGTCGCACTCGGCGCCGGCTGAGCCGGAGCGTGGTCGATGGTGCGTGACTGTTCCGTCGCCGGTTTCTCAGCGTCTTCCTCAGCCATGCCCTTCTTGAAGGACTTAATGCCCTTAGCGACATCACCCATCAGGTCGGAAATCTTGCCCTTACCGCCGAACAGCAGCAGAGCGAGAGCACCGACGACAAGCCAATGCCAGAGAGACATGCTTCCCATAATTGCCTCCAGTTGACGACGAACCGTATGGTCCGCCGCCGGATTGGCCGAAGTTAGGCAAGGCGGCCTCCAAATACAAGGATTTAGCCCCACCCATCTTCAATATGGTGAGTGGAACCGGCCTGCACAGCACTATTTCCGGCCGTGATGCGATTAATTTTCGGTTATATTTTGTCGGACGACGGATTTTCCTCGTCCTTGTCCGAATCCGAGGCGGTATCCTGCGGCTCATCCGCCTCTTCGTCGGTGGACTCTTCAGCCGCTGGCTCTTCGGAAACGGACTCTTCGAGCAGCGCTTCGCTGGAAGATTCTTCCTCCACCTCGGCAATCGGCTCTTCAAGCTCAGCCTCGGCAGCTGGCTCCTCGAGCACGGCCTCAGCTTCGGCAGCCTCTTCCTCAGTCTCGGCTTCCTCGACCTCGACCACTTCGCCAGTCTCCGCCACTTCGGCGATAGCACCAGCTTCGATCGTGGTTTCGGTTTCGGTTTCAGCTTCAACTTCGGCGAGGGGGTCGGACTGGATTTCAGCCTGAGTTTCAGCACGGGCTTCGACTTCAGCTTGCGCCTCTGCTTCGGTCCCGGCTTCCGCTTCAGCTTCCCCGTTAGCGGGCTCGGTGAAGAGGTCGGTAGTTTCACCACCTTCCAGCGGATCTTCGTCCTCGGTGAGCGCGCTATCGTCGCTCGGCTTCGGTATGCCAAAGCCCTGCGGCAGGCGACCATCGAACAGACCAGCCGAACGCAGATCCTCAAGGCCCGGCAGATCGGTGATCTGTTCGAGACCGAATTGGAGCAGGAACGCCTCGGTCGTACCGTAGGTCACAGGCCGGCCTGGCGCCTTACGGCGGCCGCGCAAGCGCACCCAACCGGTCTCCAGCAGCACGTCGAGCGTACCCTTGGAAATGGCGACGCCGCGAATGTCTTCCACCTCGGCGCGTGTCACCGGCTGGTGATAGGCAACGATCGCAAGGGTTTCGAGCGCGGCCTTCGAAAGTTTCTTCTGCTCGCTGACGTCGCGCGACAACAGCCAGCCCAGATCGGTGGCGGTGCGGAACAGCCATTTGCGCGCGACACGCACGAGATTGACGCCCCGATGGGCGTATTCCTCGCGCAATTGCAGCATCACTTCGCCAACGTCGGTGCCCTCAGGCAGGCGACGGCCAATCTCCGCCTCCTCCATCGGCTCGGTGGCGGCGAACAGTATCGCCTCCGCGATACGCATGGCTTCCCGGTGCGCTTCCGCAGCGGCGTTCATGGCGTCCTCGCCTTCAAAAGGCAGTTGTTCGGCAGCTTCTCCCACGACAATCCTCTTGAATGCTTCAACTCGGCTACGAATTCAATTTTCCGAACTTAATTTTCAACCACGCTCAGGGCCGGAGCGAGCGGATCATTGGAGCAGGATCTGACCCAGATCGGGGCAAAAGCGCGATCCTGGCGCAACTCAAGCTTTCCCTCGCGCACCAGTTCCAGCGACGCTGAAAACGTCGACGCCCGAACGGTGCGCCGGGTTTCGGGCGTGGTGAAATATTCGCCCAAATAGGTGTCCATGGCGGTCCAATCGATGGCCCGCCCAGCCAGCCGCTGCAGCGCCTCGCGCGCTTCCGCCAGCGACCAGACGACTCGCTGTTTCAGGGTCACGCGCGACAGAACGTGTTTTTGGCGCTGGCGGGCGTAAGCCGACAGCAGATCGAAGAGATTGGCGTGGAATTCTGACGTTTTGAGGATCGTCACCCCTTCCGGGGCGCCACGCAGGAACAGGTCGCGCCCGACGCGCGGGCGATTCACCAGCTTTTCGGCCGCATCGCGGATCGCTTCGAGGCGCTTCAGGCGATAGGCCAGCGCGGCGGCGAGATCGGCGGCGGCCGGCTCCTCGCCCTTCGGCTGTTCAGGCAGCAACAGGCGCGATTTGAGGTAGGCGAGCCAGGCGGCCATGACCAAATAATCGGCCGCAAGCTCGAGCCTGACTTTGCGCGCTTCGTCAATGAATTCAAGATATTGCTCGGCCAGGGCCAGGACCGAAATTTTGGCAAGGTCGACCTTCTGGCGGCGCGCCAGTTCAAGCAACAGATCGAGCGGTCCCTCGAACCCGTCCACGTCGACGAGGAACGATGGTTCTGTAACGCCCTTATCCAGCTCTACGCCGTCTTCGAATGGCAGGTCGGCCACTGCGAATCACTCCATTTCGGCCGCAAAACAACCGGCCGGCGCGGAATTTGATCGCTCTAGGCAGTCATCGCAAGCCCGGATTGGACCCGCGCCCATGCGTCCACAGGATCAAACGGCCTGGGAGGCCCTGCGATCGCCGCCAGGGCCTTTTCCGCCCGCTCCAGCCTAACACCATCGAGGATCGGCGAGGCATTAGCCACCGCGTAGCCATCGGCGATCTCGCCCTGGCAATGCAGCGCCAGATCGAGCCCAGCGGCGAAAAGGGCCTCGGTTTTCTCGGTAAACGAGCCTTTCAGCGCCTTCATCGACAGATCATCGCTCATGATCAGCCCCTGAAAGCCGATGTGACCGCGCATGACCTGCGACACGACCTTGGCCGAGACAGTGGCCGGCCACTCCGAATCAATGGCGGTGTAGACGACATGGGCTGACATCGCCAACGGCATGTCGGCCAGGGCGCGGAACGGGACGAAGTCGGATCCTTCCAAGTCGGCCAGGGAGGCCTCGACCACCGGCAGCTCCAAGTGGCTATCGGCCCGGGCGCGGCCATGCCCCGGCATATGCTTGATGACCGGCAGGACGCCGGCGGCGAGCACACCCTCGCAGGCGGCACGGCCATAGGCGGCCACGGTGTCGGGATCGGCCGCATAGGCGCGGTCGCCGATGATGTTATGCGCGCCCTGCCCCGGTACATCGACGACAGGCAGGCAATCGACCGTAATGCCGACATCCTTGAGATCGGCGGCCAGCACCTGCGCGCTGGTGCGGATCAGATCAGCGGTGGCGGCGGCATCATGGCCGGCCGCGGCGAAGGCGCCAGCCGGCGGATATTTGCGCCACAGCGGCGGCCCCATGCGCTGGACCCGGCCGCCTTCCTGGTCGATCAACACGGGCGCATCGGCGCGGCCAACGATTTCGCGGAATTGCTGAGTCAGTCGAATCAGTTGCGCGCGGTCTTCAACGTTGCGCTTGAACAGAATGAGACCCCAGGGCCGCGTC from the Beijerinckia sp. 28-YEA-48 genome contains:
- the nagZ gene encoding beta-N-acetylhexosaminidase, which produces MSNEARAFICGCAGTELTVDERALFAKTRPWGLILFKRNVEDRAQLIRLTQQFREIVGRADAPVLIDQEGGRVQRMGPPLWRKYPPAGAFAAAGHDAAATADLIRTSAQVLAADLKDVGITVDCLPVVDVPGQGAHNIIGDRAYAADPDTVAAYGRAACEGVLAAGVLPVIKHMPGHGRARADSHLELPVVEASLADLEGSDFVPFRALADMPLAMSAHVVYTAIDSEWPATVSAKVVSQVMRGHIGFQGLIMSDDLSMKALKGSFTEKTEALFAAGLDLALHCQGEIADGYAVANASPILDGVRLERAEKALAAIAGPPRPFDPVDAWARVQSGLAMTA